atatatatatatatatatatatatatatatatatatatatatatatatatatatatatatatatatatattgattcaaagagagcactctcacttccaaagtttttaaatgccagggtgcaagcagatatgtatataaatgaaagaaagcactctctggtcttttggtgaatatttaataaatcaagcgttaACTAGTTTATATTGATAATAATTTATTAGTATTCAGTGGGATTTTCCTGATTGTTTTGCAGCTGTTTGATATGGTATATGAATTAAAATGATTAACTGTTACCTTGGTGTCTTTTTAACACACAGTGTCCACTCCTTTAGGCCAAGGCAGGGTGAACCAACTTGGTGGAGTGTTTATCAATGGCAGACCATTACCAAACCACATCAGACATAAAATTGTAGAAATGGCTCATCATGGAATAAGACCCTGTGTGATCTCACGACAGCTCAGAGTATCCCACGGTTGTGTGTCAAAGATCCTGTGTAGGTACCAGGAGACTGGATCCATCAGGCCAGGAGCAATTGGTGGCAGCAAACCCAAGGTGAGGACAACCCACAAGCACTTCTGGAGATCACGTTTGTCAatatggaatttatatatatatatatatatatatatatatatatatatatatatatatatatatatatatatatatatatatatatatatatatatgtgtgtgtgtgtgtgtatgtatatatatatatatatatatatatatgtgtgtgtgtgtatgtatatatatagagagagagagagctaacgtttatgaaaaataattaaaactggTACTGATATTAAGTGATTTTAAATTCATATTTAGCAGTGGAAATTAGCAGCTGTTAAGGGCTAATGGCATAAAATATTATAAGCAGTAACGTGGTAATAGAATCATTGTGCCACTGTTTGACAAGCTGATGAGGCGGTGGACCAGTAAAAATCAAAATCACTTAGACAAGTGCAGATATCATTTTAACACAACATCTGTTAGTTTGCTACTGACACTGGCCGACCTGAAATCAATAGACTCAATAGCTGCAATTAAGATAAATATTACCTTAGAGTCTTATTTATTATCTGCGAATTGTAGTTCGAGTAAAAACAGGCAGTTCATTACTATCCATATTTATTTACATCATAATTATGTTACATTTTATTACTAACGTTTAGCAGATGTAAGTTTACCAGTGTttatatacacactaatacacacactaatacacacactaatacacacactaatacacacactaatacacacactaacacacacactaatacacacacacacactaacacacacactaacacacacacatatatatgttgtaTACTCTTCATGCGTCCACTGTTATTTTAGGGCATTAATCAAACATATGTTTTGACACTAATTACATAAATAAGTAGTTTTACGAGTCTAATTAAATCTGCTCCCCCTGCTTATGCGTTATTAACATAGGAAAATCaaacaaatacacattttaatatagtaatactgtgtgtatatatatatatatatatatatatatatatatatatatatatatatgtatatctatctatctatatatataaatatatatataaagttgtgtgtaatagtgtaatagtttattttcatttcCTCATGCCATTTCAGTTCATCTGAATGTTTTATATACACAACTCATTCCTTTCCTCTATAATTTAACTGAAGTCTTTACAAATCcactacaaaaacattttttttttctacttgtggCATTTTAAGTAACTTAATCTCTGAAATTGTAAAGCCTTAAAATTGCAGAGCAAAAATAGTAGATATGAAAACTGATATTTCTTTCTTTGCCTAAGGACTTGAATGCATTTTCTATGTTTTCTCTCAATTCTCTAAAGTTTCTATGTTGCTGTTGAGTTTTAAATGAGATCATTTGCAATACAGAGGGgatctaatgattttttttatgtgttctaTTATTTGTAGAAtaattgtttatgttttttttttatttttaaagcaggtgACCACTCCAGATGTAGAGAAGAGGATTGAAGAGTATAAAAGAGACAATCCGGGTATGTTTAGCTGGGAAATTCGAGATAAATTGCTAAAGGACGGAGTCTGTGATCGAAATACTGTTCCTTCAGGTACAGCCATCATTAATATTGATAATGTAAAACCATCCATCTCTATTAGTTGAGGTAGATCACTTAGGCAATAAAAAAATATCGATTTCATCTCAGTGGAGACTGTGCTCCTATGGAGTCATCACTTGTCATGAAATATTAAACACAATTGCATTATTGTTCGCATCTTAACTCCTGTTAATAACCTCGTATTTTTATGTGGAGAAAGCGAAAGCTTTAAATGCTTTTATAGTTTGGAGCAATTAATAAAACTGAGCGGCCGATTCATACGAtcattgtaataaaataaatattgcatggtTAGCAACATTAATTGCACATACACTAAAATGAAACATTTATAGCAAAGTTTgacttaataaaataatatttataattttaaaagaatCAAcaatataaataggaataatttgatgTATAATAAATTAAGCTGGGcaataataaacaatatttaaaatattatctaACAATAGaagatttttaacaaaaaaaattgagCTGCTAATTATTTTATAGACTTAAATTAACAGTTTCGATTTTAAGACCCTTTGTGAATTAATTCTTAAATTAAAAGTTTGTTATCTTCGTTTAAAAAATGGCATTTTGTTTCTTCCTTATCAGGTAAGGTtcactattttatttaatttaaaatatatctgatatattaaaaaataataatagcaaaatAACAAACAGAATGCACATATATTCTGCAAGATATAAAATATAGAAGGATGGAAATTAAAAGTAGAATCAAAGTTTTAGAATTGGGAGGAATTCATGATCAACAAGACACCACCTAAGTTCTTCGATATTTTTCGTTTAATATCAAATGATAAAATATGCACCAAAAATGATCATATGAATTTAAGATGATAAAAACTTCACATTTATtttgattgtgtgttttttttaattacttaaTTTCGCTTCCTTATAAGTGAGTTCTATAAGTCGGATATTGAGGAGCAAATTTGGAAAAGGAGAAGATGAAGATATTGAGATGGACAGGAAGGAACAAGAGGAACACGAGAAAAGAACGAAACACAGTATCGATGGAATACTAAGGGAAAGAGGTAGAGTCTGGTTAATTATATTCCTCACGCTGTCACTAATAAAGCAATAGCAAAACAAGGTGTCATTagactgcactatatatatatatatatatatatatatatatgtgtgtgtgtgtgtgtgtgtaaaaaaatatatataatctatctatctatatatatatatatagagagagagagagagagagagagagagagtattttATAACATTGCTTTTGTGTTGATATATTAtagtatttttgtgttatttttgcaATCGTATTTATGTATTATAAGATGGCTATTGATATATAACATAACGTTTTTATAGTAGAAGAGCTACAGAAAAGAAGCACAAGGTACAAAGGGGAAATGTGGAGATGACACAATTATTACTGACCTATAATGCATTCCTAAAGAGTTTATGGATGTAATTAGGTGGTAAATGTTTAACTTAAGGTGTTAAAGCAATTGCTACATTTACACATATTAGCAAAGATCAAAGAAGTCCCATTTCTCACTTTACCTCTTCAGGGACCTATGGATTGTGATTCAGCCTCTCATTTGATGGGAAGGAAAGATAGTCatatgggggtggggggggggggggggggggctagaggGGACAGAGGGAGAAAGGACATTTTGCAGAGTTTCCTATTTTAACTCTAAACATCAATAGGAAACCGCAGGAATCCCAAATGCAAATCTGTTTGACTTGGAGaattatattgattattttttactgATTTCCTCTATAAGTGACATACTGTATTTGCTATCATGTAACCTTCATGCTACACccccattattttattatttccttaAATTAAGACTCCACGTGACCTATTTGATGATTCATATTAACCCCTTGCTGTGGGGCAGCCCACAGTTTTGCAATGAAATGCCAGCCCCTGTACTATATTAGAGGTTTATGTTGAAATAATATACTTCCTTTAGAAAATACAAACTTATTTCAGCTGTTTTTCAGGCTTTGATAATAATTCGATTCCAACAGAAACATTTTCCCTAGAATAAATTGGAAACAGAAGTCCTGTATTTCCGATTCACTTTTAATGAGCATTTTTATCATTCACTTAAAGCTTAGTAAAATAAGTAGTCTGTATCAATTATAGTTTTCTTCATGGGTTAATAATCTGGCATCGGGGTATCAAAATAATACTTACAAGTAACCCACAAAAAAAAACGAACGTGTTCCTTATTATAAATGGCTCTGTGAAATGAAACTGAAGGAAAGTTTTGCTTAAAGATAATCAGAAATTGTTTCCTGggctttgtttatttgtgtgtttgtgtttttgtttgtttgcttttcccccCTTGTGAATTATCCTGTTATATCAAGCAATAAGAAGCTtcttaaatttaaatacattttaatgcaatatattaGCTTTAAATACACATTGTCAATGCTTTTTGAGTTTGAGCTGAGTTTGAGCAAGGAAATGTTTAATAATATTCACAAACATATGTATAAAAACGCATATAATCCCAAGAGTTTTATGTACACAGCATTTTGCTTAATCCCTTATTGTCGTTTTTCCCATTTGTGTTTGGTAAAAAATATGGCAGTAATTGATGTAAAATATTGTCTACTATTGTGTCAGaagttgaatatatatatttatatatatgtgtatgtacatatatatatatatatatatatatatatatatatatataccaccctgTATTTGTGCACAGACATAAGGTTTACTGAAACTGACTAGCTAGAGGAGAGCCCCCTCCCCAGGGCCCACTGTGCAGCTTATT
This genomic stretch from Bombina bombina isolate aBomBom1 chromosome 4, aBomBom1.pri, whole genome shotgun sequence harbors:
- the PAX3 gene encoding paired box protein Pax-3 isoform X5, which translates into the protein MTSLAGAVPRMMRPAPGQNYPRSGFPIEVSTPLGQGRVNQLGGVFINGRPLPNHIRHKIVEMAHHGIRPCVISRQLRVSHGCVSKILCRYQETGSIRPGAIGGSKPKQVTTPDVEKRIEEYKRDNPGMFSWEIRDKLLKDGVCDRNTVPSVSSISRILRSKFGKGEDEDIEMDRKEQEEHEKRTKHSIDGILREREYNEEYICIDLNVSPCYRESTFT